Proteins from a genomic interval of Acidobacteriota bacterium:
- a CDS encoding ABC transporter permease, translated as MESLIQDLKFSLKVLWKRPVFTIAAVVTLALGIGANSAVFSVIHGVLLSPLPYPQSEQLVMLWQSLPEAGVDEAPVSPLNFTDWREQNQVFEEMAAFSVASFTLQGTGDPRSVRAGWVTPGFFQVLGIQASQGRVLRASAEEAGAANEVVVSYPLWQSRFGSDPGLVGKTIQLDDKSYEVVGVAPPGFEFLIDADLWVPRVFQPQELLERMDLSQLVVARVRDGVSVQQARSNMEGIAQRMAADFGMQGQWGIRVIPLRDYVVGDVGGSLWVLFGVVAFVLLVACTNVASLLLARAAEREKEFAMRQALGAGRWRLVRQTLTESIVLALVGGVSGLLLAAASIAALKSLRPAGIPRIDEIQMDPVVLVFTLLVAVATGLIFGLLPALQTPNAKLSEVMKEGMGSGGGGLKNLRSAFVIVEIALALVLLIGAGLTVRSFQQLQKVDPGFRPAGTLTADIALPDGSYPSGPQQLNFFDRLKQEMERIPKVQDVAYITSLPLSGREEQQGVIIEGRPPTPGVPDGAGMDSVSPGYFQAMGIDLKAGRTFGPQDRADSLPVLIVNEAFARHYFPGDEALGKRVMVPGVSEEYREIVGVVADIKRYGLQAEAREEVYVPYAQHSFDRQVSFVLRTEAGADPLGLTDELRQAVWAVDGTQAIAGITTMAERFADSTSQRRFNTLLISLAAGLALVLAVLGIHGVLAYFVSQRRREIGLRVALGAQQQDVLTLILKRGLELAGVGVAIGVVAAFFLTRFMSSVLYGIDATDPLTFFGVALLFLLAAAIASLLPARRAARLDPLVALRTE; from the coding sequence ATGGAATCCTTGATTCAAGATCTCAAATTCTCGCTCAAAGTGCTTTGGAAGCGCCCTGTCTTCACCATCGCCGCGGTGGTCACTCTGGCCCTGGGTATCGGGGCCAACAGCGCGGTGTTTTCGGTGATCCACGGGGTGCTCCTGAGCCCCTTGCCCTATCCCCAATCCGAGCAGCTGGTGATGCTCTGGCAGAGCCTGCCGGAGGCGGGGGTGGACGAGGCACCGGTGTCGCCGCTGAACTTCACCGACTGGCGCGAGCAGAATCAGGTCTTCGAGGAGATGGCGGCCTTTAGCGTCGCTTCCTTCACGCTCCAGGGCACCGGCGACCCGCGCTCCGTTCGCGCCGGTTGGGTGACCCCGGGTTTCTTCCAGGTGCTGGGGATCCAGGCGTCCCAGGGGCGGGTGCTGCGGGCCTCGGCGGAGGAGGCCGGGGCGGCCAACGAGGTGGTGGTGAGCTATCCCCTGTGGCAGAGCCGCTTCGGCTCCGATCCGGGGCTCGTGGGCAAGACCATCCAGCTCGACGACAAGAGCTACGAAGTCGTAGGAGTGGCGCCGCCGGGCTTCGAATTCCTCATCGATGCGGACCTTTGGGTGCCGCGGGTCTTCCAGCCCCAGGAGCTCCTGGAGCGCATGGATCTGTCGCAGCTGGTGGTGGCGCGGGTGCGGGACGGCGTCAGCGTCCAGCAGGCGCGCTCCAACATGGAGGGCATCGCCCAGCGCATGGCGGCGGATTTCGGCATGCAAGGGCAGTGGGGGATTCGGGTGATTCCGCTGCGGGACTATGTGGTCGGTGACGTCGGGGGCTCCCTGTGGGTGCTCTTCGGAGTCGTCGCCTTCGTGCTCCTGGTGGCCTGCACCAACGTCGCCAGCCTGTTGCTGGCGCGGGCGGCGGAGCGGGAGAAGGAATTCGCCATGCGCCAGGCTCTGGGGGCCGGCCGCTGGCGTCTGGTCCGTCAGACCCTCACCGAGAGCATCGTGCTGGCGCTGGTGGGCGGCGTCTCCGGTCTGTTGCTGGCGGCGGCTTCCATCGCCGCCTTGAAGAGCCTGCGGCCCGCCGGTATCCCGCGCATCGACGAGATCCAGATGGATCCGGTGGTGCTCGTTTTCACCCTCCTTGTGGCGGTGGCTACGGGCCTGATCTTCGGGCTGCTGCCGGCGCTCCAAACCCCCAACGCCAAGCTCAGCGAGGTGATGAAGGAGGGGATGGGAAGCGGCGGCGGCGGGTTGAAGAATCTGCGCTCCGCCTTCGTCATCGTCGAGATCGCCCTGGCGCTGGTGCTACTCATCGGCGCCGGCCTGACGGTGCGCAGCTTTCAACAGCTGCAGAAGGTGGATCCGGGCTTCCGCCCCGCCGGTACCCTCACCGCCGACATCGCCCTACCCGACGGCTCCTACCCTTCGGGGCCTCAGCAGCTGAACTTCTTCGATCGCCTAAAGCAGGAGATGGAACGCATTCCCAAGGTCCAGGACGTGGCCTACATCACCTCCCTGCCGCTGAGCGGGCGGGAGGAGCAGCAGGGGGTGATCATCGAGGGCCGGCCGCCGACGCCGGGAGTGCCCGACGGTGCCGGCATGGACTCGGTGAGCCCGGGCTATTTCCAGGCCATGGGCATCGACCTCAAGGCCGGCCGTACCTTCGGGCCCCAGGATCGCGCCGACAGTCTGCCGGTGCTGATCGTCAACGAGGCCTTCGCCCGTCACTACTTCCCCGGGGACGAGGCCTTGGGCAAGCGGGTGATGGTGCCGGGAGTCTCCGAGGAGTATCGCGAGATCGTCGGCGTGGTGGCGGACATCAAGCGTTATGGCCTGCAGGCGGAAGCGCGGGAAGAAGTCTACGTACCCTACGCCCAGCACTCCTTCGACCGCCAGGTGAGCTTCGTCCTGCGCACCGAGGCCGGGGCTGACCCCCTGGGCCTCACCGACGAGTTGCGCCAGGCGGTGTGGGCGGTGGACGGCACTCAGGCCATCGCCGGCATCACCACCATGGCGGAGCGCTTCGCCGACTCCACCTCCCAGCGGCGTTTCAACACTCTGCTGATCTCGCTGGCCGCCGGGCTGGCGCTGGTCTTGGCGGTGCTCGGCATCCACGGCGTGCTGGCTTACTTCGTTTCCCAGCGGCGCCGGGAGATCGGTCTGCGGGTGGCGCTGGGGGCGCAGCAGCAGGACGTGCTGACCTTGATCCTCAAGCGGGGCCTGGAGCTTGCCGGCGTGGGCGTGGCCATCGGTGTGGTGGCGGCGTTCTTCCTGACGCGCTTCATGAGCAGCGTGCTCTACGGCATCGACGCCACCGACCCGCTGACCTTCTTTGGCGTGGCGCTGCTCTTCCTGCTCGCGGCGGCCATCGCCAGCCTGTTGCCGGCCCGCCGCGCGGCACGCCTCGACCCCCTGGTCGCCCTGCGCACGGAGTAG
- a CDS encoding DUF255 domain-containing protein produces MSSARENGKNRLAGESSPYLLLHQDNPVDWYPWGDEALERAREENKPIFLSVGYSTCYWCHVMERESFSDPAIAEVMNRLFINIKVDREERPDLDEVYMTATQLLTRQGGWPNSVFLTPQLEPFYAGTYFPPADAMGRPGFPTVLRSVAEAWEQREEQVRASAQQVAQAMEQALEQSLGPQASGGDGEPAAGLPGERPAQRALEELEDRFDATWGGFGGAPKFPTPSNLFLLLEMAEEHPQAESMFAATLDAMARGGIYDQLGGGFHRYSTDRQWLVPHFEKMLYDNGFLLELYARHHRRTGDAPAARVVRETAAFLAREMTGDGGGLWSAIDAETEGDEGAFYVWTADELAAALTSKELELVQRIYGADGRPNFEAGPHSESGRYVLHLPQPLAAALKEEERATLEAAKTKLFEARSQRRRPLTDDKILADWNGMAIAGLAVAGDALEEPELVAQAERAAAFVLDTLRPAGGTLLHSWRAGRSGPEAYLADYAFLVRGLLALHRVTGDGDAGEQRWLTAAMELTEEQVRRLRDPRGGFFVAAADPQLLFRSKDATDGAVPSANAVATLNLVDLAELTGEERWRREAEASLRAFSGLLEAAPQALGMMAIAAKRVGGEPSEEVTRAGRWSAGTEIEAEARRAVSSTLSVAEEEDGWRPFTLRVETADGWHINAHPASAEFLVATTVEGEGVELGAVRYPPGESSRTGFSETPVTVYRGSVEITGRLRPAAGEGARGGDEPRLVLVFQPCDHQRCLPPQRRGHALDEALDGALNGAGAEAP; encoded by the coding sequence ATGAGCTCAGCCCGCGAGAACGGCAAGAATCGGCTGGCGGGGGAGAGTAGCCCCTACCTTCTGTTGCACCAGGACAACCCGGTGGATTGGTATCCCTGGGGGGACGAGGCGCTGGAGCGGGCGCGGGAGGAGAACAAGCCCATCTTTCTCTCCGTCGGCTACTCCACCTGTTATTGGTGCCATGTGATGGAGCGGGAGTCGTTCTCCGACCCGGCCATCGCCGAGGTGATGAACCGCTTGTTCATCAATATCAAGGTGGATCGGGAGGAGCGCCCGGATCTGGACGAGGTCTACATGACCGCCACCCAGCTGCTCACCCGCCAGGGAGGCTGGCCCAACTCGGTCTTCCTGACGCCGCAGCTGGAGCCGTTCTACGCCGGCACCTACTTCCCGCCGGCGGACGCTATGGGCCGGCCCGGATTCCCCACGGTGCTGCGCTCGGTGGCGGAGGCTTGGGAGCAGCGGGAGGAGCAGGTGCGGGCGTCGGCGCAGCAGGTGGCCCAGGCCATGGAGCAGGCGTTGGAGCAGAGCCTCGGCCCGCAGGCTTCCGGGGGGGACGGAGAGCCGGCGGCGGGCTTGCCGGGGGAGCGTCCCGCGCAGCGGGCGCTGGAGGAGCTGGAGGATCGCTTCGACGCCACCTGGGGCGGATTCGGCGGCGCGCCCAAATTCCCCACCCCGTCCAATCTCTTCTTGCTGTTGGAGATGGCGGAGGAGCATCCGCAGGCGGAGAGCATGTTCGCCGCCACCCTCGACGCCATGGCCCGGGGCGGCATCTACGATCAGCTGGGGGGCGGCTTCCACCGCTATTCCACGGATCGCCAGTGGTTGGTGCCCCATTTCGAGAAGATGCTCTACGACAACGGTTTCCTCCTCGAGCTCTACGCCCGCCACCACCGGCGCACCGGCGATGCCCCGGCGGCGCGGGTGGTGCGCGAGACGGCGGCGTTCTTGGCCCGGGAGATGACCGGCGACGGCGGCGGCCTGTGGAGCGCCATCGATGCCGAAACCGAAGGGGACGAGGGCGCCTTCTACGTCTGGACCGCCGACGAGCTGGCGGCGGCGCTGACCTCGAAAGAGCTGGAGTTGGTGCAGCGGATCTACGGTGCTGACGGCAGGCCCAACTTCGAAGCAGGGCCCCACTCCGAGAGCGGGCGCTACGTGCTACACCTGCCCCAGCCGCTGGCGGCGGCGCTGAAGGAGGAGGAGCGAGCTACCCTGGAGGCAGCGAAGACGAAGCTCTTCGAGGCTCGTTCGCAACGCCGGCGTCCCCTCACCGACGACAAGATCCTCGCCGACTGGAACGGCATGGCCATCGCCGGCCTGGCGGTGGCCGGGGACGCCCTGGAGGAACCCGAGCTCGTCGCCCAGGCGGAACGGGCGGCGGCCTTTGTCCTCGATACCTTGCGCCCCGCCGGCGGCACGCTGCTGCACAGCTGGCGGGCGGGGCGCAGCGGCCCCGAGGCGTATCTGGCGGATTACGCCTTCCTGGTGCGGGGCCTGCTGGCGCTGCACCGCGTCACTGGAGACGGGGATGCCGGCGAGCAGCGCTGGCTGACGGCGGCGATGGAGCTGACGGAGGAGCAGGTGCGCCGGCTGCGGGATCCCCGGGGCGGCTTCTTCGTCGCCGCCGCGGATCCCCAACTCCTCTTCCGCTCCAAGGACGCCACCGACGGGGCGGTGCCCTCCGCCAACGCCGTCGCCACCCTCAACCTGGTGGATCTCGCCGAGCTCACCGGCGAGGAGCGCTGGCGGCGGGAGGCGGAGGCTTCCCTCCGGGCCTTCTCCGGTCTGCTGGAGGCGGCGCCCCAGGCCTTGGGGATGATGGCCATCGCGGCGAAGCGGGTGGGGGGCGAGCCCTCGGAGGAGGTCACTCGGGCGGGACGCTGGAGCGCCGGCACCGAGATCGAGGCGGAGGCCCGGCGGGCGGTGTCCTCGACCTTGTCGGTGGCGGAGGAGGAGGACGGCTGGCGTCCCTTCACTCTGCGGGTGGAGACCGCCGATGGCTGGCATATCAATGCCCATCCCGCCTCCGCCGAGTTCCTGGTGGCCACCACCGTCGAGGGCGAGGGGGTCGAGCTGGGGGCGGTGCGCTATCCGCCGGGGGAGAGCTCGAGGACCGGCTTCAGCGAAACACCGGTGACGGTCTACCGCGGCTCGGTTGAGATCACCGGCCGGTTGCGCCCGGCCGCCGGAGAGGGGGCGAGGGGCGGGGACGAGCCGCGGCTGGTGCTGGTCTTCCAGCCCTGCGACCACCAGCGCTGTCTGCCACCCCAGCGCCGGGGACACGCTCTGGATGAGGCCCTGGACGGGGCCCTGAATGGTGCGGGGGCCGAGGCGCCATAG